DNA from Kitasatospora herbaricolor:
GCCGAGCAGGTCGCCGAGGCGGCGGATGTCCGCGCGCAGGGCTGCGTTGTCTGCGATCGGACCTGCGGCGGGGTTGGGGCTGTCCGCCGGGGTGGGGACCGGAGCGGTCACGGCTGGCTCCCTGTGGTGGTGGGGTTCGGCAACGGCTCTTGTCACCTGGATGACGGTGACGCGTGCGGACCGCGCTGTCCGACGCGACCAGCATAGGTGGGTGGGTGGCTCGCGTCCGAGAGGTGGCCGGATCGCGGACACGTCCGGCCGGTCGTGGTGACGGCCGTCCGGGTCACCCGAAGAGGTCTGGACCACTTGGCGGGGGTCGGCGGGGGTGCGCCGGGGCGCGGCGGCGGGGAATCCGATGGGGCCGGATCGCGCCAGCGCCTAGGCTGTCGGGTATGAGTAACCCGCCTGGGGAGGCAGCGCCGCCGGTCCGGCCGCTGTGGTGGTGGAAGCGGCGCCGTAGTGCGTTCCTGGACATCGGCCTGGCCGCGCTGGCCGGCCTGGAGTGCGGTTTCGGGGCGTACCAGTTCGTCGGCAACCGGCTGGGGATGGGTCTGCCGCTGGCGGTCCCGGCGCTGGTGGTCGGGGTGCTGGCGGGGGCGTCGCTGGTGGTGCGCCGGCGCTGGCCGGCGGTGCCGGCGCTGATGGCGCTGCTGTTCCTGCCGGGGCTGTTCGGCGTGATCCTGCTGATGGTGTCGCTGTACACGCTGGCGGCGACCTGGGAGTGGCCCTCGCGGCGCCGGCGGGTGGTGGCCCTGTCGGGGCTGGCCTTCGTCGAGTCGGTGGGGATGGTGCTGACGGCGATGCTCGCGCCCGGTACCTCGGCGCCCTCTCCGGAGGTGGGCGGGCCGCCCCTGTGGGGGCTGGTGCTGCTGGCGGTGCTGGTGGGGGTGGCGTTGACGGTTCCTCCGGTGGTCACCGGCCTGTACGTGGGGGCGAAGCGGCGACTGGTGGAGTCGCTGAAGGACCGCGCGCACGGTCTGGAGACGGAGCTGGACCTGCTGGCCGAGCAGGCGCAGGAGCGGGCCCGCCGGGCGCGGCTGGAGGAGCGGACCCGGATCGCCCGGGAGATGCACGACGTGGTGGCGCACCGGGTGTCCCTGATGGTGGTGCACGCCGGTGCGCTGGAGCGGATCGTGGCGAAGGATCCGCAGAAGGCGGCGCAGAGCGCCAAGCTGGTGGCGGAGGTCGGCCGGCAGGCGCTGGACGAGCTGCGGGAGATCCTCGGGGTGCTGCGGATGGCCGAGGAGCCGGGCGCGGGGGGCGAGCAGCCGGACGGGCTGTCGGGGCTGCCGGGCCTGGTGGACCAGTCGAAGGCGGCGGGGATGGCCGTCACCTTCACGGTGAGCGGGGCGCGGCGGCCGTTCAGCGCCGAGGCGGAGCGGACGGCGTTCCGGGTGGTCCAGGAGGGGCTGACCAACGCGCACAAGCACGCGGGCGGGGCGCTGGTGGCGGTGCTGCTGGCGTACGTGCCGAACGGTGTCCGGGTGGCGGTGGTGAACGGGTGTCCGGCGGCGGTCGAGCGGGTGGGTCTGCCGAGCGGGGGCAACGGGCTGGTCGGGATGCGCGAGCGGGTGGTGGCGCTGGGCGGCACGTTCCGGGCCGGGCCGGAGTGCGACGGCGGGTTCCGGGTGGAGGCGGTGCTGCCCTCGCGGCTGGCGCTGCAGAGCGAGCGGCTGGGCTGAGCGGGCGGCCGGGCGGTGTCCCGGCCGGGCGGGTGCCGGGCCGCCCGGGTCCCGG
Protein-coding regions in this window:
- a CDS encoding sensor histidine kinase encodes the protein MSNPPGEAAPPVRPLWWWKRRRSAFLDIGLAALAGLECGFGAYQFVGNRLGMGLPLAVPALVVGVLAGASLVVRRRWPAVPALMALLFLPGLFGVILLMVSLYTLAATWEWPSRRRRVVALSGLAFVESVGMVLTAMLAPGTSAPSPEVGGPPLWGLVLLAVLVGVALTVPPVVTGLYVGAKRRLVESLKDRAHGLETELDLLAEQAQERARRARLEERTRIAREMHDVVAHRVSLMVVHAGALERIVAKDPQKAAQSAKLVAEVGRQALDELREILGVLRMAEEPGAGGEQPDGLSGLPGLVDQSKAAGMAVTFTVSGARRPFSAEAERTAFRVVQEGLTNAHKHAGGALVAVLLAYVPNGVRVAVVNGCPAAVERVGLPSGGNGLVGMRERVVALGGTFRAGPECDGGFRVEAVLPSRLALQSERLG